A stretch of the Tardiphaga sp. 709 genome encodes the following:
- a CDS encoding GntR family transcriptional regulator, with protein sequence MNNSIVLCDLIRDGNRNNWVKSSKVQRVPVTAAPLRQQVASNLRTAIIEGRFRPGERLKEAELCSWTGVSRTAVREALRQLEAEGIVDNIPNQGPVVAQVSPDEARQHYDVRAVLEGLAARSVAEEITEPQIKELLKLKRELDRAFKTGSVEKVLGFKNLLDEFLMSICSNVVAKGFVDVIRARLSYLRPIVLSQPERLRENAVEVHAIIDAIVKKNPQAAWNAAVNHVNKGAEATLKVLEQLAAASTRQAALDAEAALRAKRPRGRPRRDLQPSNPVGRVTV encoded by the coding sequence ATGAATAATAGCATAGTATTGTGTGACTTAATTAGAGACGGAAACAGGAACAATTGGGTGAAAAGCTCTAAGGTGCAACGCGTGCCGGTTACGGCAGCGCCTCTTCGACAACAAGTCGCCAGCAATCTACGGACCGCGATCATCGAGGGCAGATTTCGGCCAGGAGAGCGGCTTAAGGAGGCTGAGCTCTGTTCCTGGACCGGCGTGAGCCGAACTGCCGTGCGCGAGGCTCTGAGGCAGTTAGAGGCTGAAGGAATTGTAGACAACATCCCCAATCAGGGACCAGTCGTTGCACAGGTTTCGCCCGACGAAGCTCGTCAGCACTACGACGTGAGAGCGGTTCTGGAAGGATTAGCAGCGAGAAGCGTCGCGGAAGAGATCACAGAACCGCAGATCAAGGAATTGCTCAAACTAAAACGCGAACTTGATCGGGCGTTTAAGACCGGCAGTGTCGAAAAGGTCCTTGGCTTCAAAAATCTTCTCGATGAATTCTTGATGAGCATCTGCTCGAATGTCGTTGCAAAGGGCTTCGTGGACGTTATCCGAGCTCGCTTGAGCTATCTGCGGCCAATCGTTCTCTCACAACCCGAACGGCTCCGCGAAAACGCCGTTGAGGTTCACGCAATCATCGATGCGATTGTCAAAAAGAACCCACAGGCAGCGTGGAACGCGGCAGTCAATCATGTCAACAAAGGTGCGGAAGCGACTCTGAAAGTGTTGGAGCAACTCGCAGCCGCTTCGACGCGTCAGGCTGCGCTCGATGCCGAGGCGGCTCTGCGTGCCAAGCGGCCTCGGGGACGTCCGAGGCGAGATCTGCAGCCAAGCAATCCTGTGGGACGGGTGACCGTGTAA
- a CDS encoding FAD-dependent oxidoreductase — MPAEIWSVLIVGGGPCGLMLANELGRRGIDAILVDAKPTTAFNPQANATQARTMEHFRRLGFADEIRALGMPPEFPTDIAYFTRYAGHELARYKLPSANQARAQVSGLSGSWSAAELPHRVSQKYVEATLRTHAEKLPGISVNYSWKLVSFHDEGSHVDAVIESIADGQRKEVTAKYLVGADGPRSMVRDQLGFSYQGETGVIRDFMGGQMYAIYLRAVEFYNLVPHPPAWMNVTFNADRRAFMTAVDGKGEFAFHTQLRAHEHPDTITDADALAMFQAAVGAPVQAEILSRGNWTAGHALVTDHFQKGRVFLGGDAVHLFTPTGGLGYNTAVEDAVNLGWKLAATLKGQGGPDLLATYEVERRPVAIRNTGYARRLADSLGLFLPVPEIEVDEPEGAKAREIAGAHLEAHARAEFNIPGVTFGGRYDGSAIIIADGTQPPPDTANLYVPTACPGGRAPHIWLDQNKSLFDVFGFEWTLLRMGRDNAASSGLISSARTAGLELEVVDIAEPAVRELYEADFALVRPDQIVAWRGNSIPDPTGLLSTVTGHPVDMPAIA; from the coding sequence ATGCCCGCAGAAATTTGGTCCGTATTGATCGTTGGCGGTGGGCCGTGTGGCTTAATGCTTGCGAATGAACTGGGTAGGCGGGGAATAGATGCGATCCTGGTCGATGCCAAGCCGACAACGGCCTTCAACCCACAAGCCAATGCGACCCAGGCTCGAACGATGGAGCACTTCCGCAGATTAGGATTTGCCGATGAGATTCGTGCCCTCGGGATGCCTCCGGAATTCCCAACCGACATTGCCTATTTTACAAGGTATGCAGGGCACGAGCTTGCTCGATATAAACTGCCTTCGGCCAATCAGGCACGTGCTCAGGTAAGTGGCCTGTCCGGTTCGTGGAGTGCGGCGGAACTCCCCCACCGCGTGTCACAGAAATACGTTGAGGCGACCCTCCGTACGCACGCGGAGAAATTGCCCGGTATCTCTGTGAACTATAGTTGGAAACTTGTATCGTTCCATGATGAAGGCAGTCACGTCGATGCCGTGATCGAAAGCATTGCGGATGGACAGCGTAAAGAGGTGACGGCGAAGTATCTCGTTGGTGCCGACGGTCCACGAAGCATGGTGCGCGATCAACTCGGATTTTCCTATCAGGGCGAAACTGGCGTTATCCGCGACTTCATGGGCGGGCAGATGTATGCGATCTATCTGCGCGCCGTCGAATTCTATAATCTGGTTCCGCACCCGCCGGCGTGGATGAACGTCACCTTCAATGCCGATCGTCGCGCCTTCATGACTGCTGTCGATGGTAAGGGCGAGTTTGCCTTCCACACGCAGCTGCGCGCCCATGAGCATCCCGACACCATCACCGACGCCGACGCACTGGCGATGTTCCAGGCAGCTGTCGGCGCGCCGGTGCAGGCCGAGATTCTGTCACGCGGCAACTGGACCGCCGGGCACGCGCTTGTGACCGATCATTTTCAAAAGGGACGCGTTTTCCTCGGGGGGGATGCCGTCCACCTGTTCACGCCGACCGGCGGGCTCGGCTACAACACGGCTGTTGAAGATGCTGTCAATCTGGGATGGAAGCTGGCTGCAACATTGAAAGGTCAAGGTGGCCCTGATTTGCTTGCGACCTACGAGGTCGAGCGACGGCCGGTGGCGATCCGGAACACGGGCTATGCGCGCAGATTAGCGGATTCCCTGGGCCTGTTTCTGCCGGTCCCGGAGATCGAGGTAGATGAGCCTGAAGGTGCCAAGGCCCGTGAGATCGCGGGGGCTCATCTTGAAGCTCACGCTCGAGCTGAGTTCAATATCCCCGGCGTGACCTTTGGCGGGCGCTATGACGGGTCGGCCATTATCATCGCCGATGGTACGCAGCCGCCGCCCGACACGGCCAACCTCTACGTACCGACGGCTTGCCCCGGTGGCCGCGCGCCACATATCTGGCTGGATCAAAACAAGTCGTTGTTCGATGTCTTCGGCTTTGAATGGACGCTACTGCGTATGGGACGTGACAATGCCGCGAGCTCCGGGCTGATCAGTTCCGCGCGGACCGCAGGCCTCGAACTAGAAGTGGTGGACATCGCCGAACCGGCAGTGCGCGAACTTTACGAGGCAGATTTTGCACTAGTCCGTCCAGACCAGATCGTTGCTTGGCGCGGAAATTCTATTCCAGATCCGACTGGGCTACTCTCGACAGTCACCGGCCATCCTGTCGATATGCCTGCGATCGCCTGA
- a CDS encoding hotdog domain-containing protein, with the protein MDGLNEMFHAGGYTPNIRRADGSTEGLPCVEFNMRFFDAPKLHASITHEISVSRIGTTSFTVRHRFTGEGGTYAELTDSRVWALHVDGGLRKSPLPQPVIDLLNARKVSEAEE; encoded by the coding sequence GTGGATGGCCTCAACGAGATGTTCCATGCCGGCGGCTATACGCCCAACATTAGAAGGGCCGACGGCTCCACAGAGGGCCTACCTTGTGTAGAGTTCAACATGCGATTCTTTGATGCACCCAAACTTCACGCATCGATCACGCATGAGATCTCCGTCAGCCGAATCGGCACAACATCCTTCACCGTCCGGCACCGCTTCACCGGTGAGGGGGGTACTTACGCGGAGCTGACGGACAGCCGCGTATGGGCCTTGCACGTAGACGGGGGTCTCCGGAAGAGTCCGCTGCCGCAGCCCGTGATCGACCTTTTAAACGCTCGAAAAGTCTCCGAGGCCGAGGAGTAG
- a CDS encoding Bug family tripartite tricarboxylate transporter substrate binding protein: MGKLTRRAVIAGALTMPFAAKAQEWPSGQMKFIVPFPAGGTLDAIARLVQPALQQRLGTTIIIENRAGAAGSIGAAAAAKSPPDGRTWLFVFDTHATNPAMQPMPFDSETDLDPVMLVGTAPNIVACGPSRPYQTLAELIAASKAKSGGLTFASAGTASLGHLTMLQLAKRSGAQWTHVAYKGAAPAVNDAIGGHVDMIIAATTVLNSQIESKMLRPLAQTGAARHPTLSDVPTLVESGYPDLDATPWWGLYAPGKTPTLMIQRFNAEMVAALKEESVAQKLKAMGLTIVASDPAYMRRFYTKQAHVWGQVVRDNGLRAEGG; the protein is encoded by the coding sequence ATGGGAAAATTGACAAGACGTGCCGTAATTGCCGGGGCTTTGACGATGCCCTTCGCCGCCAAAGCCCAAGAGTGGCCTTCAGGCCAGATGAAGTTTATCGTTCCATTTCCTGCGGGAGGAACGCTCGATGCGATCGCGCGGTTGGTCCAGCCTGCATTGCAGCAGCGACTAGGGACAACGATCATTATTGAAAACCGTGCTGGCGCTGCTGGCAGTATCGGTGCTGCTGCGGCAGCTAAATCGCCACCGGATGGTCGAACCTGGCTGTTTGTGTTCGACACGCATGCGACCAACCCGGCAATGCAGCCAATGCCGTTTGATTCCGAGACAGATCTCGATCCAGTTATGCTAGTTGGCACGGCCCCTAACATCGTGGCGTGCGGGCCTTCGCGTCCATATCAAACGCTGGCCGAACTCATTGCCGCCTCGAAAGCTAAGTCAGGTGGGCTCACCTTCGCATCAGCAGGAACTGCTAGCCTTGGCCATCTGACCATGCTGCAGCTTGCCAAACGTTCTGGCGCTCAATGGACGCACGTGGCCTACAAGGGTGCTGCTCCTGCGGTGAACGACGCGATTGGCGGTCACGTCGATATGATCATTGCTGCGACAACGGTGCTCAACAGTCAGATCGAATCCAAGATGCTGCGTCCACTCGCCCAAACGGGGGCCGCGCGACACCCGACCCTATCCGATGTGCCAACGCTCGTTGAAAGCGGTTATCCCGATCTGGATGCGACGCCGTGGTGGGGCCTCTATGCGCCTGGCAAAACACCGACGCTGATGATTCAGCGCTTCAATGCTGAGATGGTTGCTGCTCTCAAGGAAGAAAGCGTTGCGCAGAAGCTAAAGGCCATGGGGCTCACGATAGTGGCAAGCGATCCTGCATACATGCGACGTTTCTATACGAAGCAGGCACATGTCTGGGGCCAGGTAGTCCGGGATAACGGCCTCAGGGCCGAAGGGGGATGA
- a CDS encoding MarR family winged helix-turn-helix transcriptional regulator, with amino-acid sequence MGIKKEVVQLLRRAPARLTSTKQVPVKMRATKSPRDVDSWRHDNVGRLMNSAIRRFEARVLEIMKDAGYRDTRISHVNLTRNLDRPGTRVTELAKRSAMTKQAMGELVDQCVLMGLVERVPDPADGRARTVRFTKAGLEWLDAFRKAVDQAELEMGDEIGQPRLESIRVGLAKYAVRHDSLRQAD; translated from the coding sequence GTGGGCATCAAAAAAGAAGTCGTACAACTCCTCAGGCGTGCACCAGCGCGTCTTACTTCAACGAAACAAGTGCCGGTCAAGATGCGGGCAACAAAGTCGCCCCGCGATGTTGATAGTTGGCGCCACGATAATGTCGGCCGCCTGATGAACAGTGCGATTCGGCGCTTTGAAGCCCGCGTGCTCGAAATCATGAAGGACGCCGGTTACCGAGATACCCGTATTTCCCACGTCAATTTGACTCGAAACCTTGATCGGCCCGGCACCCGGGTCACCGAATTGGCGAAACGTTCCGCGATGACTAAACAGGCCATGGGCGAGCTTGTGGATCAGTGTGTTCTCATGGGGCTCGTCGAGCGCGTGCCGGATCCAGCGGACGGTCGCGCTCGCACGGTCCGGTTCACCAAGGCCGGTCTCGAATGGCTTGATGCGTTCAGAAAAGCGGTTGACCAGGCTGAGTTGGAAATGGGCGACGAAATCGGCCAGCCAAGGCTCGAAAGCATCAGGGTTGGGTTGGCAAAATACGCCGTCCGACACGACTCTTTACGCCAGGCGGACTAG
- a CDS encoding thiamine pyrophosphate-binding protein has protein sequence MTNNVATDIAASLKTAGVENFFLLTGGDQPLWIALRDAGIRMVVGRSEASAVYMADGYARASGRVTPTYGQAGPGAANVAAALADSVWAQSPVFALTGATATQAVHMNEYQDLDQHIIFGPVTKWNGAVADPGTAGDLVWQALQIAATPTRGPTHLDIPKNFFGMPGAPDTPRAGSRRNIAEPSKIRPLASEIEAAVTSLKNAQRPVLFVGEGVRLASAWTDLALLSDLAGIPIVATAGGKPAVLASHPNFCGVVGRYSSVTANALLAEADCVLALGTRLGGLATNGYSLPNRSATVLQIDHDSQALVNAYALSLAIRADLGISLADILNVVKQKGMMASRDWLTHCRTQVEGWTVHHKQQIKAVADNAALSPLSVLDELSRYATEVTLVADTGYMAAWTGVLYPIARYDSFFRAIGSLGWALPASLGVQMARQEKVVCITGDGGIGYHLADIETAVRYQLPVVILVMNNSALAFEYHEQKYRWNGNVVAEANDFGKIDFAMAATALGAQGAKVNNREEFSAALAQAMKSSVPFVIDVTIDKEAFPPVTNFDAVMERKL, from the coding sequence ATGACAAACAATGTCGCCACCGATATCGCAGCGTCCCTAAAGACCGCCGGCGTCGAAAACTTCTTTCTTCTGACAGGCGGAGACCAGCCACTCTGGATCGCACTTCGCGATGCCGGAATCCGAATGGTGGTGGGCCGCAGCGAAGCCAGTGCTGTTTATATGGCGGACGGCTATGCTAGAGCGAGCGGACGCGTAACTCCTACCTACGGGCAGGCGGGTCCAGGGGCCGCGAACGTTGCGGCCGCTTTGGCCGACTCAGTTTGGGCTCAATCGCCCGTTTTTGCACTCACGGGCGCAACTGCCACACAAGCAGTGCACATGAACGAGTATCAGGACCTCGATCAACACATCATTTTCGGTCCCGTGACCAAGTGGAACGGCGCCGTCGCGGATCCGGGCACGGCCGGCGACCTTGTGTGGCAGGCTTTACAGATTGCAGCCACGCCTACTCGCGGTCCGACGCATCTCGACATTCCAAAGAACTTCTTCGGAATGCCCGGCGCTCCTGACACGCCAAGAGCAGGTTCGCGACGCAACATTGCCGAACCGAGCAAGATTCGTCCGCTTGCTTCCGAAATCGAAGCGGCCGTCACCTCGCTGAAGAATGCTCAGCGGCCCGTCCTGTTCGTCGGTGAAGGTGTCAGGCTCGCTAGCGCGTGGACCGATCTCGCGCTGCTATCCGATCTCGCCGGTATCCCGATTGTCGCAACCGCGGGCGGAAAGCCAGCCGTTCTCGCGTCCCATCCAAATTTCTGCGGCGTCGTCGGTCGGTATTCGTCGGTCACGGCTAATGCGCTTTTGGCAGAAGCCGATTGTGTTCTCGCTCTGGGAACACGACTGGGTGGCCTGGCAACAAACGGCTACTCCCTGCCCAATCGGAGCGCCACCGTCCTGCAGATCGATCATGACTCTCAGGCGCTGGTAAACGCCTATGCGCTTTCACTTGCTATCAGAGCAGATCTAGGGATTTCTCTAGCTGACATCCTGAATGTCGTGAAACAGAAGGGAATGATGGCTTCCCGCGATTGGTTGACACATTGCAGGACCCAAGTGGAAGGGTGGACCGTTCACCACAAGCAACAGATCAAGGCTGTTGCAGACAACGCTGCGCTTTCACCGCTTTCAGTCCTCGACGAGCTGTCTCGTTATGCCACCGAAGTTACGCTCGTTGCCGACACCGGATACATGGCTGCATGGACCGGCGTGCTCTACCCTATTGCTCGGTACGATAGCTTCTTCCGTGCGATCGGATCTCTTGGATGGGCGCTGCCCGCGTCGCTCGGGGTCCAAATGGCACGTCAGGAAAAGGTCGTTTGCATCACAGGTGACGGCGGTATTGGCTATCATCTCGCGGACATCGAGACGGCCGTACGCTATCAATTGCCGGTGGTGATCCTTGTCATGAACAACAGCGCGCTCGCATTCGAATATCACGAGCAGAAGTATCGGTGGAACGGAAACGTCGTCGCCGAGGCTAACGACTTCGGGAAGATCGACTTCGCAATGGCGGCAACGGCCCTTGGCGCACAGGGAGCAAAGGTCAACAACAGAGAGGAATTCTCTGCTGCTTTAGCCCAAGCAATGAAAAGTTCGGTTCCGTTTGTCATCGATGTGACAATCGATAAGGAAGCATTTCCGCCTGTCACGAACTTTGATGCAGTGATGGAGCGAAAACTCTAG
- a CDS encoding amidohydrolase family protein: MRAAASAVAIAMSCLVLCQAPVQAQNKEATKPIVLKGATLIDGLGGKPIPASVLVILDGRITVVGSAKSVKTPPGARVVDLKGKTIMPGMISNHSHIGIVRGLKAGPDNYNRDYILSQLRQWEAYGVTTVTSLGLNAPEFYDLRAELHSGKAPGADVFGADRGIGVAMGAPPAAIVPVGPSQIYRPDTPEAARAAVAEMAARKTDLIKIWLDDFGKMLPVKVKPEVYAAAVDEAHKNKLRVAFHINDLEDAREALKAGADIIAHGIRDKEVDASTIDLMKKRSTWYVATLALDDSNFIFADRPKVTADPFVNRALDPTVKTQLEDPAWQQKVHDAPGSERARKALAMNQKNLMTLYKAGINIGFGSDSGVGLRFPGVAEHRELDLMVEAGLTPLQALTIATSGAAKLLKLDDRGVLKAGRLADLVVLDADPSTDISNAHKIAAVWHRGRPVAASIGTFAQR; the protein is encoded by the coding sequence ATGAGAGCAGCAGCTTCGGCCGTGGCCATTGCGATGTCGTGCTTGGTTCTTTGTCAAGCGCCGGTACAGGCGCAGAATAAGGAGGCAACCAAGCCCATCGTGTTAAAGGGGGCAACCTTAATTGACGGCCTGGGTGGGAAGCCCATACCGGCTTCCGTTCTCGTCATACTGGATGGACGTATCACGGTTGTCGGTAGCGCGAAATCTGTGAAGACGCCGCCGGGTGCCCGGGTTGTCGATCTCAAAGGCAAGACGATCATGCCTGGCATGATCTCTAACCATTCTCACATTGGTATCGTGAGGGGGCTGAAGGCAGGCCCGGACAACTACAATCGCGACTATATCCTGTCGCAACTCCGGCAGTGGGAGGCCTATGGAGTGACCACGGTCACTTCGCTTGGTCTGAACGCACCGGAATTCTACGATCTGAGAGCGGAGCTGCACTCCGGTAAGGCACCTGGAGCGGATGTTTTCGGAGCAGACCGCGGGATCGGTGTTGCTATGGGTGCTCCACCGGCGGCGATCGTGCCGGTTGGACCAAGTCAGATCTATCGTCCCGATACACCGGAGGCCGCGAGGGCAGCCGTTGCGGAAATGGCGGCGCGCAAGACTGATCTGATCAAAATATGGCTCGATGATTTCGGAAAGATGCTACCGGTCAAGGTGAAGCCTGAGGTTTATGCGGCGGCGGTAGACGAGGCTCATAAGAACAAGCTACGCGTCGCCTTCCATATCAATGATCTGGAGGACGCACGGGAAGCCTTGAAGGCTGGCGCAGACATTATCGCACACGGCATCCGCGACAAGGAGGTTGACGCTTCTACGATCGACCTCATGAAGAAGAGGTCAACTTGGTACGTCGCGACGCTGGCACTAGACGACTCCAATTTCATCTTTGCCGACAGGCCAAAGGTCACGGCCGACCCATTTGTAAACCGGGCTTTGGATCCGACCGTCAAGACGCAGTTGGAAGATCCCGCGTGGCAACAGAAGGTTCACGATGCTCCGGGATCGGAGCGTGCACGCAAGGCGCTGGCGATGAATCAGAAGAACCTGATGACACTGTATAAGGCCGGCATCAATATTGGCTTTGGATCAGATTCCGGCGTCGGCCTTCGCTTCCCTGGCGTTGCCGAGCATCGTGAGCTTGATCTGATGGTTGAGGCGGGCCTTACGCCCCTGCAAGCTTTGACGATTGCGACCAGCGGTGCTGCGAAACTGCTCAAGCTCGATGATCGTGGTGTCCTGAAGGCCGGAAGGCTTGCTGATCTCGTCGTACTGGACGCGGACCCTTCAACTGACATCAGCAACGCCCATAAGATCGCAGCAGTCTGGCATCGCGGTCGGCCGGTTGCGGCCTCTATTGGGACGTTTGCACAACGATAA
- a CDS encoding FAD-dependent monooxygenase — translation MAKSPIKIRILGAGPAGLYAGYRLKRLLPSSDIMIVEQNPQDVTFGFGVVLSAQGLQFLAGDDPELVQAISSGLEAWEDIEVRVGGDRVRIDGIGFTAIARLELLRILHAKVREVGLQPIYGKSLGDLSQFRNADLVIGADGVNSLVRNEHKEAFGTKVENLTNWFAWFGAARPFDALTQTFLETEEGPFNAHHYRYSKTHSTFLVETTADNFERLGLQKFSEEESRLFSQKLFTQVLEGANLLTNRSIWRQFPKITNERWSHKNMVLVGDALRTAHYSIGSGTRLALEDVQALIGAIAGTNGDIPSALALYEERRKPIVNKLLSAAAQSAEWYEHFDQRMKLPPLEFAHEYISRSGRVDPDRLVLTCPQFAQDYMNWKKIADRGPGG, via the coding sequence ATGGCGAAATCACCCATCAAGATCAGAATTCTTGGCGCAGGTCCGGCCGGTCTCTATGCTGGATACCGGCTCAAGCGCCTCCTGCCGTCTTCCGACATCATGATCGTCGAGCAGAATCCGCAAGACGTCACCTTTGGCTTCGGCGTCGTCCTGTCGGCGCAAGGGCTTCAATTTCTTGCGGGCGACGATCCTGAACTCGTTCAGGCGATCTCCAGCGGATTGGAAGCTTGGGAGGACATCGAGGTGAGGGTCGGCGGAGACCGCGTTCGCATCGATGGCATCGGGTTCACGGCCATCGCCCGCCTCGAACTTTTACGTATCCTTCACGCGAAAGTCCGCGAGGTCGGTTTGCAGCCGATCTATGGTAAGTCCCTTGGGGATCTTTCCCAATTCCGCAATGCCGATCTCGTCATCGGTGCCGACGGCGTAAATTCTCTGGTTCGGAACGAGCATAAGGAGGCGTTCGGAACGAAGGTCGAGAATCTCACAAACTGGTTCGCCTGGTTCGGCGCTGCACGCCCGTTCGACGCGCTAACACAGACCTTCCTGGAAACGGAAGAGGGCCCGTTTAACGCCCACCACTATCGTTATTCCAAAACGCACAGCACATTCCTGGTGGAGACAACTGCCGACAACTTCGAGCGGCTCGGGCTTCAGAAGTTCTCTGAAGAGGAGTCGCGCCTCTTCTCACAGAAACTATTCACTCAGGTTCTGGAGGGAGCCAATCTACTGACAAATCGGTCGATCTGGCGTCAGTTCCCAAAGATCACGAACGAACGCTGGTCGCACAAGAATATGGTTCTTGTGGGCGACGCTCTGCGGACGGCCCACTACTCGATCGGATCCGGAACGCGGCTTGCGTTGGAAGATGTGCAGGCGCTCATCGGTGCAATTGCCGGGACGAACGGCGATATTCCATCGGCGCTCGCTCTATATGAAGAACGGCGGAAGCCGATCGTAAATAAACTGCTCTCCGCCGCTGCCCAAAGCGCGGAGTGGTACGAACATTTTGATCAGAGGATGAAGCTTCCGCCGCTTGAATTCGCGCACGAATATATCAGTCGGTCGGGGCGGGTGGATCCAGACCGTCTTGTTTTGACGTGTCCCCAGTTCGCGCAGGACTATATGAACTGGAAGAAGATCGCCGATAGGGGGCCTGGCGGCTGA
- a CDS encoding aldehyde dehydrogenase yields the protein MALRSIARDMVKKYQMYIGGKWENPSSGEWFETLNPYTAEPWALIPRGNSDDAARAVQAAHRAMHVGEWPKLNATQRGALMRKLGDLIAANAERLAEIEVKDNGKLISEMRGQLNYIPQWYYYFGGLADKIQGSVLPIDKPNMFTYTKHEPIGVVVGIIPWNSPLMLVAWKLAPALAAGNTVVLKPSEFTSASLLEMMSLVEQAGFPPGVINVVTGFGNEVGPTLVEHPQVAKVAFTGSDATGQKIYESAARGLKRVSLELGGKSPNIVFDDANLDNAVNGAIAGIFAAVGQACIAGSRMLVQESVHDAFVEKLLKATRAIKMGDPMLAETQVGPVANIPQFDKVLSYLDIAKKDGAHLAIGGERSYRPECGKGLFIEPTVFTGVKNNMRIAQEEVFGPILSVIPFHDEEEAIEIGNDTLFGLAAGVWTQNMKRAHIMSDRLKAGMIWVNTYRMVSYMAPFGGYKRSGLGRENGIEAINEYMQTKTVWMSTGEEPYPFVLR from the coding sequence ATGGCGCTGAGATCGATTGCGAGGGATATGGTGAAAAAATATCAAATGTACATCGGAGGAAAGTGGGAGAACCCGAGCTCAGGCGAATGGTTCGAAACACTCAATCCCTATACCGCCGAGCCTTGGGCGCTGATCCCGCGCGGTAACTCGGATGATGCAGCACGTGCGGTACAGGCTGCGCATCGTGCAATGCATGTAGGGGAGTGGCCGAAGCTGAATGCTACCCAGCGCGGCGCCTTGATGCGCAAGCTCGGCGATCTGATTGCGGCAAATGCCGAGCGACTTGCCGAGATCGAAGTAAAGGACAACGGCAAGCTGATCAGCGAAATGCGGGGGCAGCTCAATTACATACCGCAGTGGTACTATTATTTCGGCGGCTTAGCGGACAAGATCCAGGGGTCTGTCCTCCCGATCGATAAGCCGAACATGTTTACCTACACAAAGCATGAGCCAATAGGCGTGGTGGTTGGCATTATTCCTTGGAACTCGCCACTCATGCTGGTGGCGTGGAAACTCGCTCCGGCGCTTGCCGCCGGAAATACAGTGGTATTGAAGCCGTCCGAGTTCACATCGGCATCGCTCCTGGAAATGATGTCGCTGGTAGAGCAGGCCGGATTTCCGCCCGGCGTCATCAATGTTGTGACCGGTTTCGGCAACGAGGTGGGGCCGACGCTGGTCGAGCACCCGCAAGTTGCGAAGGTCGCCTTTACTGGCTCCGACGCTACTGGCCAGAAGATCTATGAAAGTGCGGCTCGTGGCTTGAAGCGCGTCAGCCTTGAACTCGGCGGAAAATCACCCAACATCGTGTTCGATGACGCTAATCTGGACAACGCCGTCAATGGCGCTATTGCTGGCATCTTCGCGGCGGTGGGGCAGGCGTGCATTGCGGGCTCGCGAATGCTGGTCCAGGAGTCCGTGCATGATGCATTCGTCGAAAAGCTTCTGAAAGCGACGCGCGCCATCAAGATGGGCGATCCCATGCTCGCCGAAACCCAAGTCGGACCTGTCGCTAACATTCCGCAATTCGACAAGGTGCTGTCCTATCTCGATATTGCCAAGAAAGACGGTGCTCATCTCGCGATCGGGGGCGAGCGCTCCTATCGGCCCGAATGTGGCAAGGGACTTTTCATCGAACCGACTGTCTTCACGGGCGTCAAGAACAACATGCGCATTGCACAAGAAGAGGTGTTCGGACCAATCCTCTCGGTAATACCTTTTCACGACGAAGAGGAAGCTATCGAAATCGGGAACGACACCTTGTTCGGCCTCGCAGCTGGCGTCTGGACGCAGAACATGAAGCGGGCCCATATCATGTCCGATCGGCTCAAGGCCGGTATGATCTGGGTGAACACCTATCGCATGGTGAGCTATATGGCTCCGTTCGGCGGCTACAAGCGAAGCGGTCTCGGTCGTGAAAACGGCATCGAGGCGATCAACGAGTATATGCAGACTAAGACCGTCTGGATGAGCACTGGCGAGGAGCCGTATCCGTTCGTACTCCGCTAG